From Citricoccus sp. SGAir0253, a single genomic window includes:
- the argJ gene encoding bifunctional glutamate N-acetyltransferase/amino-acid acetyltransferase ArgJ, protein MTVTTARGFRSAGVAAGLKSTGKPDVAVVVNDGPDRHAAAVFTRNRVAAAPVQWSRQAVSDGRADAVVLNSGGANACTGAPGFQDTHATAEHAAELLGVSAGDVLVCSTGLIGERLPMDRLLDGVRDAVGALSAEGGGAAAQAIMTTDTVPKTHAITEGGYTIGGMAKGAGMLAPGLATMLVVLTTDAVLAPDALDGFLREAVRTTFDRADSDGCMSTNDTVVLLSSGASGTTPEPGEFQERLRAVCADLARKLIGDAEGAAHDIAIEVVGAASEQDAEEVGRAVARSNLFKTAIFGRDPNWGRVLSAVGTTQAAFEPDRLDVSMNGVQICRAGGIGEPRDLVDLGPREVHVLVDLHAGPHAATIWTNDLTHEYVHENSAYSS, encoded by the coding sequence ATGACCGTCACCACCGCCCGGGGGTTCCGCTCCGCCGGAGTCGCCGCCGGACTGAAGTCCACCGGGAAGCCGGACGTCGCCGTCGTGGTCAACGACGGGCCGGACCGCCACGCCGCCGCCGTGTTCACCCGCAACCGGGTGGCCGCCGCCCCGGTCCAGTGGTCGCGGCAGGCCGTGTCCGACGGCCGGGCGGACGCCGTGGTGCTCAACTCCGGCGGCGCCAATGCCTGCACCGGGGCGCCGGGGTTCCAGGACACCCACGCGACCGCCGAGCACGCGGCGGAGCTGCTCGGGGTCTCGGCGGGTGACGTGCTCGTGTGCTCCACGGGGCTGATCGGCGAGCGGCTGCCGATGGACCGCCTGCTCGACGGCGTCCGGGACGCCGTGGGCGCCCTGTCCGCCGAGGGCGGCGGCGCCGCGGCGCAGGCCATCATGACCACCGACACCGTGCCCAAGACGCACGCGATCACGGAGGGCGGCTACACGATCGGCGGCATGGCCAAGGGGGCCGGGATGCTCGCCCCCGGGTTGGCCACGATGCTCGTCGTGCTCACCACGGACGCGGTGCTGGCCCCGGACGCCCTCGACGGCTTCCTGCGCGAGGCCGTGCGCACCACCTTCGACCGCGCCGACTCGGACGGGTGCATGTCCACCAACGACACCGTCGTCCTGCTCTCCTCCGGCGCCTCGGGCACCACGCCGGAGCCGGGGGAGTTCCAGGAGCGGCTCCGGGCGGTGTGCGCCGACCTGGCGCGCAAGCTCATCGGCGACGCCGAGGGCGCGGCCCACGACATCGCGATCGAGGTGGTCGGGGCGGCCTCCGAGCAGGACGCCGAGGAGGTCGGCCGCGCCGTGGCCCGGTCCAACCTGTTCAAGACCGCGATCTTCGGCCGGGACCCCAACTGGGGCCGCGTGCTCTCGGCCGTGGGCACCACGCAGGCGGCCTTCGAGCCGGACCGGCTGGACGTGAGCATGAACGGCGTGCAGATCTGCCGCGCCGGGGGGATCGGCGAGCCGCGGGACCTCGTGGACCTGGGCCCGCGCGAGGTGCACGTGCTGGTCGACCT
- the argC gene encoding N-acetyl-gamma-glutamyl-phosphate reductase: MSLRVAVSGASGYAGGEVLRLLLGHPEVEIGAITAHSNAGERLGALQPHLHALADRVLQDTTAEVLAGHDVVFLALPHGASAGIAAEVEQRSPGTLVVDAGADHRLESAEAWERFYGSDHAGTWPYGLPELPGQRERLAGVSRIAVPGCYPTTSLLALAPGFTAGLLEPQDVVIVAASGTSGAGKSLKPHLLGSEAMGSMSPYGVGGGHRHTPEIEQGLSRAAGEPVTISFTPTLAPMPRGILATATARFRPGTGAAELRAAWERAYAGEPFVHLLPEGQWPTTQSVLGSNHVVMQLAVDAHAGRVIVTAALDNLAKGTAGGAIQSMNIALGLPEATGLTQQGVAP, translated from the coding sequence ATGAGCCTGAGAGTCGCCGTGTCGGGAGCCAGTGGATATGCCGGGGGAGAGGTCCTGCGCCTGTTGCTGGGCCACCCGGAGGTCGAGATCGGGGCCATCACGGCCCACTCCAACGCCGGGGAGCGCCTGGGCGCCCTGCAGCCGCACCTGCACGCGCTCGCCGACCGGGTGCTCCAGGACACCACCGCCGAGGTCCTGGCCGGCCACGACGTCGTCTTCCTGGCCTTGCCGCACGGGGCGAGCGCGGGCATCGCGGCGGAGGTGGAGCAGCGCTCCCCGGGCACCCTCGTGGTGGACGCCGGGGCGGACCACCGGCTCGAGTCGGCGGAGGCGTGGGAGCGGTTCTACGGCTCCGACCACGCCGGCACCTGGCCGTACGGGCTGCCCGAGCTGCCCGGGCAGCGCGAGCGGCTGGCGGGGGTCTCGCGCATCGCGGTGCCGGGGTGCTACCCCACCACCTCGCTGCTCGCCCTCGCCCCCGGATTCACCGCGGGCCTGCTCGAGCCGCAGGACGTGGTGATCGTGGCCGCCTCCGGGACCTCGGGGGCCGGCAAGTCCCTCAAGCCCCACCTGCTGGGCAGCGAGGCCATGGGCTCGATGAGCCCGTACGGGGTCGGCGGCGGCCACCGGCACACCCCGGAGATCGAGCAGGGCCTGTCCCGGGCGGCCGGAGAGCCGGTCACCATCTCCTTCACGCCCACCCTGGCGCCCATGCCGCGCGGCATCCTGGCCACGGCCACCGCGCGGTTCCGCCCCGGCACCGGCGCCGCCGAGCTGCGCGCGGCCTGGGAGCGCGCCTACGCCGGCGAGCCGTTCGTCCACCTGCTGCCCGAGGGCCAGTGGCCCACCACCCAGTCCGTGCTCGGGTCCAACCACGTGGTGATGCAGCTGGCCGTGGACGCCCACGCCGGCCGCGTCATCGTCACGGCGGCCCTCGACAACCTCGCCAAGGGCACCGCCGGCGGCGCCATCCAGTCCATGAACATCGCCCTCGGCCTCCCCGAGGCCACGGGCCTGACCCAGCAGGGGGTCGCACCATGA